The following are encoded together in the Salvia hispanica cultivar TCC Black 2014 chromosome 6, UniMelb_Shisp_WGS_1.0, whole genome shotgun sequence genome:
- the LOC125193420 gene encoding potassium channel AKT6-like yields MACIPQNEMGLPDVKWCNGAWCYISIADNVFIALLAIDIIVTMFVAYVDATTHLLIDDHRRISLRYATSTLAMEVNSAIPTKVVWFISPLPLKEYGLLSLIRQWRLKRIFDMFARDFHVVNTKERLACTIYMLFNVETITYVIGHVSQLLGDVPMKTKCYRDKVQAATNFTERNQLPSYLEIEMMSHLSLNYRTNLEGLQEQEMLDSLPKATRSSILKYLFYPLLENVSLFRKISDKLLFQLVSKMRVEYFSLNRDVILQNETPKSYWL; encoded by the exons ATGGCTTGTATCCCTCAAAATGAGATGGGACTTCCTGACGTAAAGTGGTGCAATGGAGCATGGTGCTATATTTCCATCGCGGACAATGTTTTCATTGCTCTATTGGCAATTGACATCATCGTTACGATGTTTGTAGCTTATGTGGATGCAACGACGCATCTTCTTATTGATGATCATAGGAGGATATCACTTAGATATGCAACTTCAACCTTGGCTATGGAGGTCAACTCCGCAATACCAACGAAAGTTGTTTGGTTCATATCACCATTGCCACTAAAGGAGTATGGCTTATTGAGTTTGATTCGCCAGTGGCGTCTCAAACGGATTTTTGACATGTTTGCTAG GGATTTTCATGTCGTGAATACAAAGGAAAGGTTAGCTTGCACTATCTACATGCTATTCAACGTCGAAACAATTACGTATGTGATAGGACACGTCTCACAGTTGCTTGGTGACGTCCCTATGAAGACGAAGTGCTAT AGAGACAAGGTTCAAGCTGCCACGAATTTCACCGAAAGGAATCAATTGCCTTCTTATCTTGAAATCGAAATGATGTCGCATCTGTCTTTGAACTATAGAACTAACTTAGAGGGGCTGCAAGAGCAAGAGATGCTCGATTCACTCCCAAAGGCCACGAGGTCGAGTATCTTGAAGTACCTGTTCTACCCTTTGCttgaaaatgtttcattgtTTCGAAAAATCTCCGACAAGTTACTCTTCCAATTG GTTTCTAAGATGAGGGTAGAGTATTTCTCTCTAAATAGAGATGTGATATTGCAAAATGAAACGCCTAa gAGCTACTGGTTGTGA